A single window of Amphiura filiformis chromosome 17, Afil_fr2py, whole genome shotgun sequence DNA harbors:
- the LOC140137599 gene encoding uncharacterized protein, which translates to MTTVLFSNDVNLCTKAMVSRVSAFTKQDLVLGLNRLGTTKQSKSTISTKATVDSISSRMDQPIKVQSVTQAKQPTKDAKPKPIVPAVIKPTEHEEHDFADDILCEMKKSLTQGLSAALEREMKSAFDEQWLFIVVKKPPWTFQDLLRCYDKHWIAIFGMFLNKVDQSYFKEIKEHFTARKGYGGVAVEEVSHLLFSSHELIKHLHGHDKTNDILQQSAITLASLLEKCNKHTSKLVDGSQSSTSGTSTTTRQQNNAVQKIEFVPNRTSSPCRTSTSNKMPPQMVGPMTTISTSKMPSQMVGSTTTSSISNMPQQLVGSTVTTTIRQVISQTNQRTLEQTQSDEISGSGAGERLSMCTDDGDVEMVSEEICVPSALSDNDATASVMQVFQAVGETVFEKSSSLISAAAENSMSNTSQSSRDRYIIERSLLFLCYLLLPIIIGMAKLLQCSIGDDSESCYHGICDALDVFTRECNISPMGSGLQPSSFHQFMSTESNKQTLANGLTQFAGKLQELQEYIKHVDSDFYMKCQQTLLALANHTFC; encoded by the exons ATGACAACTGTACTGTTCAGCAATGATGTAAATCTATGCACCAAAGCTATGGTCAGTAGAGTCAGTGCCTTCACAAAACAG GATCTAGTGTTAGGATTGAATAGATTAGGtacaacaaaacaaagcaaatcaACAATCAGTACTAAGGCAACTGTAGATAGTATATCATCAAGAATGGACCAACCTATTAAAGTGCAATCTGTAACACAAGCTAAGCAACCAACCAAAGATGCTAAACCAAAACCAATAGTGCCTGCTGTTATAAAGCCAACAGAACATGAAGAGCATGATTTT GCTGATGACATTTTGTGTGAAATGAAAAAGTCTTTGACGCAGGGACTGTCTGCAGCCTTGGAGAGGGAAATGAAAAGTGCATTTGATGAGCAGTG GTTATTCATTGTTGTTAAGAAGCCACCATGGACATTTCAAGACTTACTCCGATGTTATGACAA GCACTGGATTGCAATATTTGGGATGTTTCTAAACAAAGTTGATCAAAGTTATTTCAAAGAGATCAAAGAACATTTCACTGCAAGAAAAG GGTATGGTGGAGTGGCTGTAGAAGAAGTGAGCCACCTGTTGTTCAGTAGTCATGAGTTGATCAAGCATCTACATGGACATGACAA aACGAATGACATCCTACAACAATCAGCCATTACTCTAGCCTCGCTGCTAGAAAAGTGCAATAAACACACATCCAAACTTGTTGACGGTAGTCAATCTTCAACCTCTGGTACCAGTACTACTACAAGACAACAGAACAATGCAGTACAGAAAATAGAATTTGTACCCAATAGGACTTCATCTCCCTGCAGAACATCAACTTCTAATAAAATGCCCCCACAAATGGTGGGACCTATGACCACAATATCAACTTCAAAAATGCCCTCACAAATGGTGGGATCTACAACCACATCATCAATTTCAAATATGCCCCAACAACTGGTGGGATCTACTGTGACCACCACAATAAGACAAGTAATATCTCAAACAAATCAAAGGACTTTGGAACAGACACAAAGTGATGAGATTAGTGGCAGTGGTGCTGGAGAAAGATTGAGCATGTGCACTGATGATGGAGATGTGGAAATGGTTTCTGAAGAAATTTGTGTGCCATCAGCGTTATCTGACAATGATGCCACAGCGTCTGTTATGCAAGTGTTTCAGGCCGTAGGAGAAACAGTATTTGAAAAGAG TTCATCATTAATCAGTGCTGCAGCTGAGAATAGCATGTCCAATACAAGTCAATCATCCAGAGACAGATATATTATTGAAAGGAGTCTTCTATTTCTCTGCTATCTTCTACTTCCAATTATCATTGGCATGGCAAA GTTGTTACAGTGTAGCATTGGTGATGATAGTGAAAGTTGCTACCATGGTATATGTGATGCACTGGATGTCTTCACTAGAGAATGCAAT ATCAGTCCTATGGGGAGTGGACTTCAGCCTTCATCATTTCATCAATTCATGTCAACTGAGTCCAACAAACAGACATTAGCCAATGGACTGACACAGTTTGCAGGAAAGTTGCAAGAGCTACAGGAGTACATCAAACATGTAGATAGTGATTTTTATATGAAATGTCAGCAGACTCTGTTGGCACTAGCTAATCATACATTTtgctaa